A stretch of Gopherus evgoodei ecotype Sinaloan lineage chromosome 12, rGopEvg1_v1.p, whole genome shotgun sequence DNA encodes these proteins:
- the LOC115660337 gene encoding zinc finger protein 154-like — translation MCHECGESFNRSSALITHHRIHTGEMPHMCAECGKRFNRRSKFIRHQKIHTGETPHTCSECGKSFSDRPHLIRHRRIHTGETPHTCSECGKSFDRRSNLIRHCRIHTGETPHTCSECGKSFNRSSNLITHQRIHTGEKPYTCAECGRSFNRHSHLITHRRIHTGETRYICSECGKSFSDISALITHQRIHNGDMPYTCSECGKSFRWSSYLIRHQRIHTGEKPYTCSECGKSFSQRSTLNAHQRIHTRVTHYPCPECGKSFSRSSDLIRHQKIHTRETPYTSGLHNS, via the coding sequence ATGTGCCATGAGTGCGGGGAAAGCTTCAATCGGAGCTCTGCCCTTATCACACATcatagaatccacacaggggaaatGCCCCACATGTgcgctgagtgcgggaaaaggTTCAATAGGCGCTCAAAGTTTATcagacatcagaaaatccacacaggagagacgccccacacatgctctgagtgcgggaaaagcttcagtgacCGGCCACACCTTATCAGACatcgtagaatccacacaggggagacgCCCCACACATGCTCcgaatgtgggaaaagctttgaTCGGCGCTCAAACCTTATCAGACATTGTAGAATCCATACAGGTGAGACCCCCCAcacgtgctctgagtgtgggaaaagcttcaatagaagctcaaaccttatcacacaccagagaatccacacaggggagaagccctacaCATGTGCTGAGTGTGGGAGAAGCTTCAATCGGCACTCACACCTCATTACACATCGtagaatccacacgggagagacgCGCTACatatgctctgagtgtgggaaaagcttcagtgacATCTCTGcccttatcacacatcagagaatccacaacGGAGATATGCCCTACacctgctctgagtgtgggaaaagcttccgtTGGAGCTCATACCTgatcagacatcagagaatccacacaggggagaagccctacacatgctcagagtgcgggaaaagcttcagtcagcgcTCTACCCTTAACGCACATCAAAGAATCCACACAAGAGTGACGCACTATCCAtgccctgagtgcgggaaaagcttcagtcgaaGCTCAgaccttatcagacatcagaaaatccacacgaGAGAAACTCCTTAcacatcaggcctgcacaactcataa